One segment of Arthrobacter sp. MMS18-M83 DNA contains the following:
- the mca gene encoding mycothiol conjugate amidase Mca: MSTSSSPDTQLRLLAVHAHPDDESSKGAATMAMYAASGVEVMVATCTDGSRGDIQNPAMESAPHPKRDMAGARRLEMKEAAAVLGVKQRWLGFVDSGLPDGDPLPPLPEGCFALQPLERAAAPLVRLIRDFKPHVVVSYDENGGYPHPDHIMAHKVAVEAFHAAGDPTRYPGTGESWEPSKLYYDRAFSPDRFRALHFALEEAGLQSPYAERLASWLEADAEGHTPPRPMHQTTTQVDCGDYFEARDDALRAHRTQVDPLGFFFAVSPAMQRRAWPWEDFTLVHSRIPAELPEKDLFAGLR, encoded by the coding sequence ATGAGCACATCCAGCAGCCCCGACACACAGCTCCGGCTGCTCGCCGTCCACGCGCATCCGGACGACGAATCAAGCAAGGGCGCGGCAACCATGGCGATGTACGCGGCATCCGGCGTCGAGGTCATGGTGGCCACGTGCACTGACGGTTCGCGGGGCGACATCCAGAACCCGGCCATGGAATCGGCCCCGCACCCGAAGCGGGACATGGCGGGCGCGCGTCGCCTTGAAATGAAGGAAGCGGCCGCCGTGCTGGGAGTCAAACAGCGTTGGTTGGGTTTCGTGGATTCCGGGCTGCCCGACGGCGATCCGTTGCCGCCCCTGCCTGAGGGTTGCTTCGCGCTTCAGCCCCTTGAGCGCGCGGCGGCGCCCCTGGTCCGCTTGATCCGTGATTTCAAGCCGCACGTCGTAGTGAGCTACGACGAAAACGGTGGCTACCCGCATCCGGACCACATCATGGCCCACAAGGTTGCCGTCGAAGCGTTCCATGCTGCCGGAGACCCAACGCGCTACCCCGGGACAGGCGAAAGCTGGGAGCCCAGCAAACTGTATTACGATCGCGCCTTCAGCCCTGACCGCTTCCGTGCCTTGCATTTCGCGCTCGAAGAAGCCGGCCTGCAATCGCCCTACGCGGAACGGTTGGCTTCCTGGCTCGAAGCCGACGCTGAAGGACATACTCCTCCGAGGCCGATGCACCAGACCACCACGCAGGTGGATTGCGGGGACTATTTCGAGGCTCGTGACGATGCCCTCCGGGCGCACCGAACGCAGGTTGATCCGCTCGGCTTCTTTTTCGCTGTCTCCCCGGCGATGCAGCGCAGGGCGTGGCCGTGGGAA
- a CDS encoding DUF4307 domain-containing protein: protein MTSEDPSGTALPATNSLANRYGSQKRAFGGKTKRNIVIAALVLGIGFLAWVTTSSSQSSVSYKDLGYSSTDATQSEVDFQVTKNPAATAKCAVKAMDSKFAVVGWKVVQIGPNAPKDGADGGQTTVQRTILHTESGAVSAVVDNCWIVDNGK from the coding sequence GTGACTTCGGAGGACCCATCGGGCACGGCGCTGCCGGCAACTAACAGCCTAGCCAATCGCTACGGCAGCCAAAAGCGCGCCTTCGGCGGGAAGACCAAACGCAACATCGTGATCGCCGCCCTCGTCCTTGGAATCGGGTTCCTGGCTTGGGTCACCACGTCTTCCTCGCAATCGTCTGTGTCATATAAGGATCTCGGCTACAGCTCCACGGACGCCACCCAGTCCGAGGTCGATTTCCAGGTCACCAAGAACCCTGCTGCCACGGCAAAGTGCGCCGTCAAGGCCATGGACTCGAAGTTCGCGGTGGTCGGCTGGAAAGTCGTCCAGATTGGCCCGAATGCCCCCAAGGACGGCGCCGACGGCGGCCAGACAACTGTCCAAAGGACCATCCTGCACACAGAGTCCGGGGCAGTGTCCGCCGTCGTGGACAACTGCTGGATTGTCGACAACGGCAAATAA
- the greA gene encoding transcription elongation factor GreA encodes MSTTNSAPAAWLTQDAFDRLKAELDHLSGPGRAEIVQKIEAARQEGDLKENGGYHAAKEEQGKIEARIRQLTALLRDAQVGEAPADDGIVEQGMLVVARIAGDEETFLLGSREIAGDSDLNVFSEKSPLGVAIMGHKEGDKISYVAPNGKEIPVEIVSAKPYAG; translated from the coding sequence GTGTCGACCACCAACAGCGCGCCTGCAGCTTGGCTTACCCAGGACGCATTTGACCGCTTGAAGGCAGAGCTGGACCACCTTTCCGGCCCTGGCCGTGCGGAGATCGTACAGAAGATCGAAGCCGCCCGTCAGGAAGGCGACCTCAAGGAAAACGGCGGTTATCACGCCGCGAAGGAAGAGCAGGGCAAGATCGAGGCCCGTATCCGCCAGCTGACCGCGCTCCTGCGCGATGCCCAGGTTGGCGAGGCTCCGGCCGACGACGGAATCGTCGAGCAGGGCATGCTCGTCGTAGCTCGCATCGCCGGTGACGAAGAGACCTTCCTGCTCGGATCCCGCGAAATCGCTGGCGATTCCGATCTCAACGTCTTCAGCGAGAAGTCTCCGCTGGGCGTGGCGATCATGGGCCATAAGGAAGGCGACAAGATCAGCTACGTCGCCCCCAACGGCAAGGAAATCCCCGTGGAGATCGTTTCCGCCAAGCCGTACGCCGGCTGA
- a CDS encoding DDE-type integrase/transposase/recombinase: MSKPAPKISVRHAVATWPADAPRGAVSAFCTEHGVSRAWFYKVRTAAGRVGPVKALEIKRPVPLTSPKATAPAMVELLLATRADLEAKGLDHGPLSVIAKLSRQGFAPPSRATVARIFDRAGVVVPEPRKKPRSAYQRFVYPQPNACWQIDATEWRLADGKTVAVFQLLDDHSRLALASLAATGETSEAAIAVVALAIERHGVPEKFLSDNGAALNPTRRGRTGALVEFLKSHGVEPITGRPGKPTTQGKNERFHRTLHQYLHRQPPAPSIPVLQAQIDTFDHYYNTEREHQALPGALTPQEAWDATPKTPAPALPEPAMTVPATARSTQRLVRNDGRVTVLGTAFNIGQDLAGSTVHIVYDHAEIMFFDTRGTEITTHPLPVKGTRYVGNGKPSGIAADPAGARRKRTRYPRLKPPTDEVSTKS, translated from the coding sequence ATGAGCAAACCCGCCCCGAAGATCAGTGTCCGTCATGCCGTTGCTACGTGGCCGGCCGATGCGCCACGCGGTGCCGTGAGCGCGTTCTGCACCGAACACGGTGTCTCGCGTGCCTGGTTCTACAAGGTCCGCACGGCGGCCGGACGCGTCGGGCCGGTGAAGGCCCTGGAGATCAAGCGCCCGGTGCCGTTGACCAGCCCGAAAGCCACGGCACCGGCGATGGTCGAACTCCTGCTGGCCACCCGGGCGGATCTTGAGGCCAAGGGGCTGGATCACGGCCCGTTGTCGGTAATCGCAAAGCTGTCCCGGCAAGGCTTCGCCCCGCCGTCCCGGGCGACGGTGGCCAGGATCTTCGACCGGGCCGGTGTCGTGGTGCCCGAGCCGCGGAAGAAGCCCCGCAGCGCCTACCAGCGGTTCGTCTACCCGCAACCGAACGCGTGCTGGCAGATCGACGCGACCGAGTGGCGGCTGGCCGACGGGAAGACCGTGGCGGTCTTCCAGCTCCTCGATGACCACTCCCGCCTGGCCCTGGCCTCCCTGGCGGCCACCGGGGAAACGAGCGAGGCCGCGATCGCCGTCGTCGCCCTGGCCATCGAACGCCACGGCGTGCCGGAGAAATTCCTCTCCGACAACGGCGCGGCCCTGAACCCGACCCGCCGCGGACGCACCGGCGCACTCGTGGAGTTCCTCAAATCCCACGGTGTGGAACCGATCACCGGCAGACCGGGCAAACCCACCACCCAGGGCAAGAACGAACGCTTCCACCGCACCCTGCACCAGTACCTGCACCGCCAGCCGCCGGCCCCGTCGATTCCCGTCCTGCAAGCCCAGATCGATACCTTCGACCACTACTACAACACCGAACGCGAACACCAGGCCCTGCCCGGGGCCCTGACCCCGCAGGAAGCCTGGGACGCGACCCCGAAAACACCCGCACCGGCCCTCCCGGAACCCGCCATGACCGTCCCGGCAACGGCCCGGAGCACGCAACGGCTCGTCAGGAACGACGGCCGCGTTACCGTGCTGGGAACCGCGTTCAACATCGGCCAGGACCTGGCCGGGAGCACCGTGCACATCGTTTACGACCACGCCGAGATCATGTTCTTCGACACCCGCGGCACCGAGATCACCACCCACCCCCTGCCTGTCAAAGGCACCCGCTACGTCGGCAACGGCAAACCCTCAGGCATCGCAGCAGACCCCGCCGGAGCACGCCGGAAACGGACACGCTACCCGCGCCTCAAACCACCCACGGACGAAGTGTCCACGAAATCATGA
- a CDS encoding rhomboid family intramembrane serine protease, protein MALYTNGDGRAPAKESLATRARSGLLFMGGFVVLLAVIELVNTLMLHSLNSVFGLRSRSLDGVFDILTFPLLHANFGHLLSNVLPLVIFGFLVFLSGLRVFLTALAFSWLGSGVTVWLIGGGGVTVGASGLVFGLFAFLLVRGFFNRSWWQILLSVVLFLAYGSILFGVLPTVMGFVSWQAHLGGAIGGVAAAVLLRPRPRAQAQPN, encoded by the coding sequence ATGGCGCTCTACACGAACGGAGACGGGCGGGCACCGGCAAAGGAGTCCCTGGCCACCCGAGCCCGGAGCGGGTTGCTGTTCATGGGTGGCTTCGTAGTGCTGCTGGCTGTGATCGAGTTGGTCAACACCTTGATGTTGCATAGCCTCAACAGCGTGTTCGGGCTGCGCTCCCGGAGCCTGGACGGTGTATTCGACATCCTGACCTTCCCGCTGCTCCACGCCAATTTCGGACATCTCCTGTCCAATGTGCTGCCGCTGGTCATCTTCGGTTTCCTGGTGTTTCTCTCCGGTCTCCGGGTGTTCCTGACGGCGTTGGCGTTCAGTTGGCTGGGTTCAGGCGTTACGGTTTGGTTGATCGGCGGGGGAGGCGTGACCGTGGGCGCCTCGGGCCTGGTCTTCGGACTCTTTGCCTTCCTGTTGGTGCGGGGCTTCTTCAACCGCAGCTGGTGGCAGATCCTGCTCTCGGTCGTGCTGTTCCTGGCCTACGGCAGCATCTTGTTCGGCGTGCTGCCCACCGTGATGGGTTTCGTCTCGTGGCAAGCGCACCTCGGCGGGGCCATCGGGGGAGTGGCGGCCGCGGTGCTGCTGCGCCCGCGCCCCCGTGCCCAGGCGCAGCCCAACTAG